One Arachis hypogaea cultivar Tifrunner chromosome 2, arahy.Tifrunner.gnm2.J5K5, whole genome shotgun sequence genomic window, GGATGAAAGGAAGATTGAGATGGTGGAATTATGTTTTTATGATGTCATGaactttattttgttgtttatgaatatggTTGGTTGTTTATGTAATATTTGGTTGTTTATGGATATGTTTGGATGTTTATGtttgttgttattgctatttAAGTCTGTAAAGACTATGGATAttatgtttgtaatgacaattgaagattatctttgattttctctaatttttttcattttttttcaatttttactaatttttacaaaaatttgcgGATATCCGCGGAGACCCAGGTCCTCGGCGGATACGGGGTCCCTGTTACCCGTCAAGGGGACGGGGACAGATATTGGGGGCGGGGGTAGGGTGCGGGGGCATGTCCCTGCCCCCATGGGGACCCGTTGTCATCCCTAAACATGCTtacgaggaggaagaagagggcaTTGGTGTCATTTCAAAACAAAACTAGGGTTTAGAGAAATGGAAACGGATCCCCTTAAAATGCCCTTCACTCTAAATAACTAGTTCGTTTGATACTGCGGCTGCTACTAGTTGGAGTTTCCATTATCTCCAAATCTCTCAAGAGCACAAATCTGCACTGCAACCATGGTCACTTCTGCCGCCGCCACAACTGCCACAGCAGGACATCCAGATGCTTGCTGCTGAGGTCCACCTCGGAACCAAAAATTGTGACTTCCAGATGGAACGCTACATCTTCAAACGCCGAAATGATGGTCAATCTTCGTGATCTTTTTCGTTTCTCCGTTTGAATTTTAATTCTGAATATTATTGAAGAGTGTGTTGATTATGGCGAGTTTGAAGGGTATTTTGCAAAATGTTATATCTTTTTCAGTTTCAAATTGTTTATTCTGATATGGATTTTTTCATATTTACTCAAACTGTAGTGAGTAGTTCAGTTCTTGAAATCTAATGCAAACAACACAGATGCGcgtagttattttttgtaatatattcCTTGCTCTTTTGTAAATTTTGTATTCGATTTTTTTACATTTATCTTTTTCTGTATCTAGGGTTCCTTTTTTGatatatactttttataaatTTGTTATAATCTAGTGGtttgtcaatttttctttatttgttttgtgttttCTATTCAAAGAGTCAATTTAATTTCTAATCAGGATTTTGATACGAGTAAGTGTATTTTGTATGAACACCTTTGTGTTCAAAACAGCTTATTATCATAATTTTATGATAGAGCTTATGAAAgcatttttatgtttggttgaTTTTTCGTATTCCTTGTTCCCAGATATTTACATAATTAACCTTGGCAAGACATGGGAGAAGCTCCAACTTGCTGCTAGAATTATTGTTGCTATCGAGAACCCGCAGGACATCATTGTTCAGTCTGCTAGGCCATATGGTCAGAGAGCTGTCCTTAAGTTTGAACAATACACTAGTGCGAATGCAATTGTTGGAAGGCACACTCCTGGAACATTCACTAATCAAATGCAAACATCCTATAACAAGCCTCGTCTACTCATTCTGATTGATCCAAGGACTGATCATCAGGTGCCACTTATGTTATTCACTTGTTTCACTATTAACTGTCAATATATTTTTTGTAGGAGTTTGAAATTCTGTTATTAATTGATCTCGTCTTgggtttgtttttctattttttttcaaaaaaaatatgtgCAGCCCATTAAGGAAGGTGCTCTTGGAAATATTCCAACTATTGCCTTCTGTGACACCGATTTTCCGATGTGCTATGTTGATATTGGCATTCCTGCCAATAACAAAAAGAAGCACAGTATTGGTTGTCTGTTTTGGTTATTAGCAAGGATGGTTCTGCAGATGAAGGGTACTATTTGTCTGGGGCTTAATTGGGACGTGATGGTAAACTAATTTTTGCTCTTAACGAATTGAACTATTATTATTTTGTAGCACTTTTAGATTTATTGTGTTTCCCAATATCTGCATTGTAAGTGTCTGATCTCGTATGCACTTATTTAGAACAATCTTTCTTGCTATACATACAGGtgtaaaaaatttcatattttaacaAAAGATAGTAGTCTTATTATGTGGTTTCCTTTGAACTTTAGCTAAATTTGTCAATTTTTCATGTGTAGGTGGATTTATTCTTCTATAGAGAACCTGAAGAGGCcaagcaacaagaggaggaggaattaCCAGCTGCCCCAGAATATGCCATTCAAGATTTTGGTGCTGCTGGCATTGCCGGCTTCCCCGCAGCTGATGGGGAATGGGAGGCTGTTACAGCTGAACAATCCTGGACTGAACCAGTTCCTCAGCAACCCATTGCAGCTGCTCATGCTAACTGGGCCCCAGACGCCGGTAAGAATAATTATTTTCACTCTGGATCTATTAAATTTGATGCAACATAATTGTCGTATTTGCTTCTAATATGTTCTAGTCAAATAATTCTGGGTTGTTGTGTTGAATCATTCTCCCTCGATATGCAAGAAAATCTGTGCGCCTTAACATAGTTCTGTCGAAAACTGTGATGACAATTTATTTGACCCAAGTTCTTTTGTATCCGCAGCTACAGGTGATTGGGAGCCAGTTCCAGCTCCACAGGCATCCGTTCCTGCACCTGGAGGTGTTGCTCCCACTGGCTGGGACTAGGCATCGAGTTTAGAATTTTGTTTCTATGTTTTCCTTACTTCCTGAGCAATTTTCCTTCTGAGattatttctttaggaaataTACATATTTAGTATTTTGTAGTCTTATTATtgagttttaaaattttgttgacgTATCAATGGAAGCTTTTTTAGTTTCAACAATTTAAGAGGATTCGTAATGAAAATTTGAGCAGTTAATTGACAACGACATGCTACTTTTTGCTAGGCATGGCAAAAATCTCcggcggggcgggtacccgcagggATTTACCCATCGGGGAGCAAGTATGGGGGGTAATTTTCACCCGCGGAGATGGGAGACGGGGCCCCGTATAATAAACAGGGCGGAGGCGGGGGTAGAGATCCCCGCCCTGTGGAGACCCGTTAAATCTCCGTTTGTATGAAAAGACAAAAATgtcctgatatatatatatatatatatatatatatatatgtatatgtgagCCACTCTCATTTGAACATAACCTAACCCTATCCGTCGTGCttcagagagagacagagagcgaGAACTGAGCTGAGACCTGAGACTCTCGTCTCTACTCCTCCTCAAACCCTTAGACCCTCCTGCCTCCTTCCTGCTGACCGCCGACCGCCGACTGTCCCCGCCGCCATCCACCGTCTGGTCTCTCAGCGCCGCCTCCCACCCCAGACTCAGCAACGTCGTCGTCTTTTCCTGGTCGTGGTCGTCATCTTCTCCTGTTCGCATTGCCAGTCTTCGCTGGACGCTAGTCTTCCTTCCCCTTTTCTCCATCAGGTTCAGGTAAGTCAGCCATGGTCTTCGCTGGTCTTCCATCTCCTTTTCTGAATTTAGATTTCTGAATTAGGGTAACGAATTTGGGTGTTCTGAATTAGTGAAATTCCTATTAAtctgaatttttgtgttttgaattTCTGGATTTTTGAGTTTTGAGTTGCTGAATTTCTAATTAGGTTACTGAATTTCTAAATTTCTGATTAGGTTAATGAATTTCTGATTTGGTTAACGAATTTCTGAATTTCTGATTAGGTTAATGATATTCTGACTATGAATTTCTAGATTCAGGTTGTGTAATTTATATTTCTGAGTTAGGTTGATATGAATTTGATTTCTGATTCTGATTAATATTTCTGAGTTAATATTGAGTTAAtctaaagttaggttaatctgaTTCTGATTATGAATTTTTGGTTGTGTAATTTATATTTCTAAGTTAATATTCTGAATTGGACTAATTTTTTGGGTCGTCCTAATTTTCAAAACTATGCCTTATAGTTTATTGGTGCCATGTTTGTTTCTGCATAAAAGTTTATTATGCTAAGTCCAAatggtttcatttttttttaaaagtcattgcaaaataatttgataaacaaTATTTGCATTTTTATTCTAGTGAAGAGTTGTTCctatttaaatatttgattacATTAGATATGATATTGAGTGGTGATTACTGTCTTGGCAGTTAAGTCTGAATGAATTAGGCCAAATAAATATATAAGAGCGAGgcacataatataatttaaaagggATTGGAGTATTCGACGTTggacttaatatatatatatatatatatatataaagcttagaAGAAGGATAGAAACAGAATATAACCGAATTAGTTAATGACTTAGACTCTAATCTACTACCTTGCTTTCAGTTCCTTTATTCTTTGATCTGTTTCACTATATAAATAAAGGTTAGAAGAAGGATAGAAACAGAATATAACCAAATTGGTTAATGACTTAGACTCTAATTTACTACCCTGCTTCCAGTTCCTTTATTCTTTGATCTGTTTCACTAGACCAAACAGTTTTAACTAATATCATATTCATATCTAAGTAGTGTTATTTGAATAGTTTGGAGAgctcaattttaatttataatttataatttataattttgagTTAGGTTAATGAGATTCTAATTCATGatttatattttagattaatatGATTTTGATTCATGATTTATATTTCATGATTTATAGAATGTCTTCTTCGGATGCATTGAGTAATACTCTTGAGAAGAGTGCTCCATCGGAAGAACCTATAGGCACTAATATTCAAACTACGCAAGAGGCTCCTTAATCTCAACCTCAAGAACCCCCAACGGATACCGCAACTACTAATGAAGGAACGACAAACTCTACAAGTGGTGTTCGAAAGAGAAAGTTAACCTCCGAAGTGTGGAATCACTTTAAGATTGTAGAAATCAAGGAAAATTAAAGGCTGAATGTAATTATTGCAAATCGAAGCTACTTGGTGACCCAAAACAAGGCACTTCGCACTTACATGATCACTTCAAAAGCTGCAAGATCCACACCACTAGAGATATAAGACAATGTATAATGAAGACAACTCCAACAACTAGTGGAGAAACAGTTGTGGTTGGTGCATATACCTTTGACCAAGAAAATGCAAGGAAAGAGTTATCAGTTATGGTTTGTCTTTACGAGTATTCGCTATCTATTGTGGACCACATTGGGTTTCGACGATTTTGCAATGCTTTGCAACCTCTCTTCAAGATGATTATTCGCAACACTTTAAAGAGTgacatcttgaagctctacaacgATGAGAGATCGAAGACAATGAATGTCCTTGAGCGTAATAAAAGTCGAGTTGCAATTACGACTGATATGTGGACAGCAAGCAACCAAAACAAAGGTTATATGGCTATTACGGCTCATTACATTGATGATTCTTAAAAATTGCAAAGCCGTCTTGTAatgtaataatattatcattataggtTCTTCCGAATGTTTATATAATTGCAAAGCTGGTTATAATTGTACTAAATTGTCATTACAAGTTTATATATGTGCCGGCTCCACACACGGCTGAGGTACATTCAGAGGTTCTTGTGGATTGTTTGATGGATTGGAATCTTGATAGGAAGTTATCCACTTTGACTGTTGATAATTGTAGTACTAATGACGTTATGATTGAGAATATTTTGACTAAAATGTCACATAGAAACTTTATCTTGGGTGGTAAATTATTTCACATGCGATGTTGTGCGcatatattaaatttgattgtCAAGGATGGGTTACAACTTATTTCACTTGCTATTGAAAGGGTGAGGGATATTGTTCATTATTGGACTGCAACacttaaaagagaagaaaaatttaagaaaacatGTGCGCAACTTAAAATACCCTACACAAAAAATCTTTGTCTTGATTGTAAAACTAGGTggaattcaatattttttatgcTTGAAGTTGTAATTATGTATAGAGATGTATTTGAAATATTGTCATTGCGGGAGAGTCAATATAAATCTTTGCCTAGTGAGAAGGATTGGGATATGACGGATGAGATTTTTTAAAGATTGAGGGTATTTTTTGATGTGACTGAATTATTTTCTGGAACAACTTATCCTACATCAAATCTTTATTTTCCTAAGGTTTGTGTGATTAAATTGGTTTTGATGGAGtggaaaaattgtgaaaatgagatAATTGAAATGATGGCTACTAGTATGATAACTAAGTTTGAAAAATATTGGGGTGTGATTAATACAGTTATGGCTATTGGGACTCTTTTAGATCCTAGGTACAAGATGTAtttattgaatttctttttttgtaaaatatatgGTGAGACGGAGGCATGTGTTGTAATTGGTCAAGTGAAAAGGGTAGTGCAAGATTTAGTTTTAGAATATGCAacaaaaggaagagagagagaccaAGTTGCTCAATTAGATATGCCGCCACCACCATCAATTCCTTCAAGTTCAAAGGGGAGGAAGTTCAGTCATGAAGATTGGCAAGCTGATTTTGCTGCACATGTAAGTGAGGAATCCGCATTTATTGATACAAAGAGCGAGTTGGATTATTATCTTGAAGAGAGACTGGTACCACAAACTGAACATGATTTTGATATCTTAAATTGGTGGAAGTCAAATGGAGCGAAGTTTTCTACTTTGCAAGCTATTGTTAGGGATTTTTTGGTGATTCTTATCTCTACCGTTGCTTCTGAATCTTCATTTAGTATGGGTGGTCGATTTGTTACGCCACATTGTAGTAGGTTGAGTTCGGACACATTAGAGGCTCTAATGTGTAATCAAGATTGGTTTTGGAATGAACTTGGCACTACAACTAACATAGGATTTGAGTGCTACACAATTCATAACATTGAAGGAGATGTTGACGTAAGTAAACTATTAAATTACGAGTATGTCTAAAACGAGCTCAACAATTATGTGCTTATTGAATAAGCCACACTTATATAGGCCATTAGATCttgttagatgaaaatcaaaggctaatataaaagaagagcattgatggattctaataaatatagaatatcttaatacataaataaatgctttaaatGGCAATACTTTAATATACAATACTTTAAACGGCAatagaatcttttatttttaaataattaaatataaaatatatgaatattttttatttattaa contains:
- the LOC112722542 gene encoding small ribosomal subunit protein uS2-like, encoding MVLQMKGTICLGLNWDVMVDLFFYREPEEAKQQEEEELPAAPEYAIQDFGAAGIAGFPAADGEWEAVTAEQSWTEPVPQQPIAAAHANWAPDAATGDWEPVPAPQASVPAPGGVAPTGWD